A region of Streptomyces sp. NBC_01267 DNA encodes the following proteins:
- a CDS encoding uroporphyrinogen-III synthase: protein MSPTTSNLPALPAHGHVTFLGAGPGDPGLLTLRAVEALASADVLIAEPHVLDVVRTHARATVSTPQLTVVDEASTAAGIPAIRDAGNLVMEAARGGRRVVRAVTGDPGLDGNSGEEMLACAAAGIPFEVVPGVSTAVGVSAYAGVPLRDAQGTDVRFVDARTATDRCWSEIGASDVTAVVSTTLDTVAVAAGELVAAGRKPDTPMSVTVAGTTTRQRTWSATLGTVAQVLKQAKVLPSPEGHQPVIAVVGERSSAAQRDQLSWFESKPLFGWRVLVPRTKEQAASLSDQLRSYGAVPHEVPTIAVEPPRTPQQMERAVKGLVTGRYEWIAFTSVNAVKAVREKFEEYGLDARAFAGIKVAAVGEQTAASLVEFGVKPDLVPSGEQSAAGLLEDWPPYDPVFDPIDRVFLPRADIATETLVAGLIELGWEVDDVTAYRTVRASPPPADTREAIKGGGFDAVLFTSSSTVRNLVGIAGKPHNVTVIACIGPATAKTAEEHGLRVDVLSPEPSVHRLAEALAEFGAQRREAAREAGETVTRPSERRPGGRRRRTT, encoded by the coding sequence ATGAGCCCCACCACCTCGAACCTGCCAGCCCTTCCCGCCCACGGGCACGTCACCTTCCTCGGTGCCGGTCCCGGGGATCCGGGGCTGCTCACACTGCGCGCTGTCGAAGCGCTCGCGAGTGCGGACGTACTGATTGCCGAGCCGCATGTGCTCGACGTCGTACGCACCCATGCGCGGGCGACCGTAAGCACGCCTCAGCTGACGGTTGTTGACGAAGCGTCAACAGCCGCCGGAATCCCGGCAATCCGCGATGCGGGCAATCTTGTCATGGAGGCCGCACGGGGTGGCAGGCGGGTCGTCCGTGCTGTCACCGGGGATCCGGGACTCGACGGCAACTCCGGTGAGGAGATGCTTGCCTGCGCTGCCGCGGGCATCCCGTTCGAGGTCGTCCCGGGTGTCTCGACGGCGGTGGGCGTCTCCGCGTACGCCGGTGTACCGCTGCGGGACGCTCAGGGCACGGACGTGCGTTTCGTCGACGCCCGTACCGCGACGGACCGCTGCTGGAGCGAGATCGGCGCGAGCGATGTGACCGCAGTGGTCTCCACGACGCTCGACACGGTCGCGGTCGCTGCCGGTGAACTGGTCGCGGCGGGCCGTAAGCCCGACACCCCGATGTCCGTCACGGTCGCCGGGACCACCACCCGTCAGCGCACCTGGTCCGCAACGCTCGGCACGGTCGCCCAGGTGCTCAAGCAGGCCAAGGTGCTGCCCTCGCCCGAGGGCCACCAGCCGGTCATAGCCGTGGTCGGCGAGCGCAGCTCGGCCGCCCAGCGCGACCAGTTGTCGTGGTTCGAGTCGAAGCCGCTCTTCGGGTGGCGGGTGCTCGTTCCGCGTACGAAGGAGCAGGCGGCCTCGCTCTCCGACCAGCTGCGGTCCTACGGCGCCGTGCCGCACGAGGTCCCCACCATCGCCGTCGAGCCGCCGCGTACCCCGCAGCAGATGGAACGCGCGGTCAAGGGCCTGGTCACCGGCCGTTACGAGTGGATCGCCTTCACCAGCGTCAACGCGGTCAAGGCCGTCCGTGAGAAGTTCGAGGAGTACGGGCTCGACGCCCGCGCCTTCGCGGGGATCAAGGTCGCCGCGGTCGGCGAACAGACCGCCGCCTCGCTGGTCGAGTTCGGTGTCAAGCCCGATCTCGTACCGAGCGGCGAGCAGTCCGCGGCGGGCCTCCTGGAGGACTGGCCGCCGTACGACCCGGTCTTCGACCCGATCGACCGTGTCTTCCTGCCGCGCGCCGACATCGCCACCGAGACGCTGGTGGCCGGGCTCATCGAGCTGGGCTGGGAGGTCGACGACGTCACCGCCTACCGGACGGTGCGCGCCTCGCCGCCGCCGGCCGACACCCGTGAGGCGATCAAGGGCGGCGGTTTCGACGCGGTCCTCTTCACCTCGTCGAGCACCGTCCGCAACCTGGTGGGCATCGCGGGCAAGCCGCACAACGTGACGGTCATCGCCTGTATCGGTCCCGCCACGGCGAAGACGGCCGAGGAACACGGGCTGCGGGTGGACGTGCTCTCGCCGGAGCCGTCGGTGCACCGGCTCGCCGAGGCGCTCGCCGAGTTCGGCGCGCAGCGCCGGGAGGCGGCCAGGGAGGCGGGTGAGACGGTCACCCGTCCCAGCGAGCGCCGTCCCGGTGGTCGCAGACGGCGTACCACCTGA
- the hemB gene encoding porphobilinogen synthase, which yields MTVYGSFPGARPRRLRTTPAMRRMVAETRVHPSDLILPAFVREGISEPVPITAMPGVVQHTRDTLRKAAVDAVSAGVAGIMLFGVPEDSKKDAIGTAGTDPEGILQLALRDVRAEVGDDLVIMSDLCLDEYTDHGHCGVLDDAGRVDNDATLERYAEMAQVQADAGAHVVGPSGMMDGQVGVIRDALDTIDKEDVSILAYTVKYSSAFFGPFREAVGSSLQGDRKTYQQDPANARESMRELELDLAEGADMVMVKPAGPYLDILAKVAESVDVPVAAYQISGEYSMVEAAAEKGWIDRDAAILETLTGIKRAGANMILTYWATEVAGRL from the coding sequence ATGACTGTGTACGGATCTTTCCCCGGCGCCCGTCCGCGGCGGCTGCGCACCACCCCCGCGATGCGGCGCATGGTCGCCGAGACGCGGGTGCACCCCTCCGACCTGATCCTTCCCGCGTTCGTACGGGAGGGCATCAGCGAGCCGGTGCCGATCACCGCGATGCCGGGCGTCGTCCAGCACACCCGTGACACCCTGCGGAAGGCGGCCGTCGACGCCGTCTCCGCGGGCGTGGCCGGGATCATGCTCTTCGGCGTCCCCGAGGACAGCAAGAAGGACGCCATAGGGACGGCGGGGACGGACCCCGAGGGCATCCTGCAGCTCGCCCTGCGCGACGTGCGCGCCGAGGTCGGCGACGACCTCGTGATCATGTCGGACCTGTGCCTGGACGAGTACACCGACCACGGCCACTGCGGGGTGCTGGACGATGCGGGCCGGGTCGACAACGACGCGACGCTGGAGCGGTACGCGGAGATGGCCCAGGTCCAGGCCGACGCGGGCGCCCATGTGGTGGGCCCCAGCGGCATGATGGACGGTCAGGTCGGTGTGATCCGCGATGCGCTGGACACGATCGACAAGGAGGACGTGTCGATCCTCGCCTACACCGTGAAGTACTCGTCCGCCTTCTTCGGCCCGTTCCGTGAGGCCGTCGGTTCCTCGCTGCAGGGGGACCGCAAGACGTACCAGCAGGACCCGGCGAACGCACGCGAGTCGATGCGCGAGCTGGAGCTGGACCTCGCCGAGGGCGCCGACATGGTGATGGTCAAGCCTGCGGGACCGTACCTGGACATCCTGGCGAAGGTCGCGGAGTCGGTGGACGTGCCGGTGGCCGCGTACCAGATCAGTGGTGAGTACTCGATGGTCGAGGCCGCCGCGGAGAAGGGCTGGATCGACCGGGACGCGGCGATCCTGGAGACCCTGACCGGTATCAAGCGCGCGGGCGCGAACATGATCCTGACGTACTGGGCGACGGAGGTCGCGGGCCGGCTCTGA
- a CDS encoding BP74-related protein, translated as MRRITSKLSALAAVALLAFTTTSAARADDQGNATHVEVAPAYFKMQDIRHDSFVIKLTDPVRIADAREIVRSGSRKIVIGRIVKSRADYNAQWSYHYNPDSVTFADAAMEVCDSTISFTEGHLDQAGGGPFLPGLYWCPWTGRLTEEVAGR; from the coding sequence ATGCGACGTATCACCAGCAAGCTCAGCGCCCTCGCGGCGGTCGCGCTGCTCGCCTTCACGACCACCTCGGCCGCCCGCGCCGACGACCAGGGCAACGCGACCCATGTCGAGGTGGCCCCGGCGTACTTCAAGATGCAGGACATCCGCCACGACAGCTTCGTCATCAAGCTCACGGACCCCGTCAGGATCGCGGACGCCCGGGAGATCGTCCGGAGCGGAAGCCGCAAGATCGTCATCGGCCGGATCGTGAAGAGCCGTGCGGACTACAACGCGCAGTGGTCCTACCACTACAACCCCGACTCGGTCACCTTCGCCGATGCGGCGATGGAGGTGTGCGACTCCACGATCAGCTTCACCGAGGGGCACCTCGACCAGGCGGGCGGCGGCCCCTTCCTGCCCGGTCTGTACTGGTGCCCCTGGACGGGACGCCTGACCGAAGAGGTTGCCGGACGGTAG
- a CDS encoding Ig-like domain repeat protein produces MRTRTLPAATALAVLFSSVALITGAAGSAAADSSKLLPVKSVGDVLVDGVHQHVFISDPTSGKIVVTDYAGTVVTTLAGLPGVTGLELSADSGQVYAAVADQDAIVSVNTEKPTETRSYALPGADNPRHLARTGSTLWFGYQADYSGHIGSLDLSGDEPVVTLAQDDGQSWYYSPLLASAPGAPDVLAVGEPGMSPATLAVYSVADGKTTLRKASWNPSDSENLSDLALTPDGGQLVTASGSPYYHPVFSTTDLSKVGQYTTTSYPNAVAIAPNGTVAAGTDSSYEPDVHIFSPGAGKPVREYDFPNTGTSSGSDLLVKGGLAWAPDSSRLFAVSENSANAFSLRVLAEPGKSAPKVTVTAPAKATRARSLTVKGTVPLPSGTPVTVTRTDVDSPGGKSLGTKKLGAGGAFSFADTPPAGGKVTYKVSYAGDATHTAASGSASVAVSRATPTLTLNRNGKLYAYNTKVSFTAHLGSTYKNRTVQLWSDPFGADKPKKLVKTGKVNAKGDLSVTVAMTRDTAVSAVFTGDARYASKTVKSTAYAQVKISTSVSRQYRTARIGSTSYAYFHKKTNPLFTTTMTAYKNRAQKLTLEVYAQGKWRSGGSQYFKLASNGKSAVQLAGTHTTGYKMRMRSSYVNSSSGDTVNSTTNGAWKYFYFTN; encoded by the coding sequence GTGCGTACGCGCACTCTTCCGGCCGCGACAGCGCTCGCGGTCCTGTTCAGTTCCGTCGCGCTCATCACGGGCGCGGCAGGGTCGGCCGCAGCCGATTCCAGCAAGCTCCTGCCGGTGAAGTCCGTCGGCGACGTGCTGGTGGATGGGGTCCACCAGCACGTCTTCATCAGTGACCCGACGAGCGGCAAGATCGTCGTCACCGATTACGCGGGCACGGTCGTCACGACCCTCGCCGGGCTGCCCGGGGTGACCGGGCTGGAGCTGTCCGCCGACTCCGGCCAGGTGTACGCGGCCGTGGCGGACCAGGACGCCATCGTCTCCGTGAACACCGAGAAGCCCACGGAGACCCGGAGTTACGCACTGCCCGGGGCGGACAATCCCCGCCATCTGGCGCGCACCGGCAGCACGCTCTGGTTCGGCTACCAGGCCGACTACTCGGGTCACATCGGCTCGCTGGACCTCTCCGGGGACGAGCCGGTCGTCACGCTCGCGCAGGACGACGGCCAGTCCTGGTACTACTCACCGCTGCTGGCCTCGGCACCGGGAGCGCCCGACGTACTGGCCGTCGGGGAGCCGGGCATGAGTCCGGCGACGCTGGCCGTGTACTCGGTGGCCGACGGCAAGACCACTCTGCGCAAGGCGAGTTGGAACCCGAGCGACAGCGAGAACCTGTCCGACCTGGCACTCACCCCGGACGGCGGCCAACTCGTCACGGCGAGCGGCTCCCCGTACTACCACCCGGTCTTCTCCACCACGGACCTCTCCAAGGTCGGCCAGTACACCACCACCTCGTACCCGAACGCCGTGGCCATCGCGCCCAACGGCACGGTCGCCGCGGGCACCGACTCCTCGTACGAGCCGGACGTCCACATCTTCAGCCCCGGCGCGGGCAAGCCGGTCCGGGAGTACGACTTCCCCAACACCGGGACGAGCAGCGGCTCGGACCTCCTGGTGAAGGGTGGCCTGGCCTGGGCGCCGGACAGCAGCCGACTGTTCGCGGTCTCCGAGAACAGTGCGAACGCCTTCTCCCTGCGCGTACTGGCCGAGCCGGGCAAGTCGGCGCCGAAGGTGACCGTCACCGCCCCCGCCAAGGCCACCCGCGCCAGGTCCCTCACGGTCAAGGGCACCGTTCCGCTCCCGTCCGGGACTCCGGTGACCGTCACCCGGACCGATGTCGACTCACCGGGCGGCAAGTCGCTCGGTACGAAGAAGCTCGGCGCGGGCGGCGCGTTCTCCTTCGCCGACACCCCGCCCGCGGGCGGCAAGGTCACCTACAAGGTGTCGTACGCGGGCGACGCCACGCACACGGCGGCCTCGGGCTCGGCCTCGGTCGCCGTCTCGCGGGCCACGCCCACGCTGACCCTGAACCGCAACGGCAAGCTCTACGCGTACAACACCAAGGTCTCCTTCACCGCCCACCTCGGCTCCACGTACAAGAACCGGACGGTCCAGCTCTGGTCGGACCCGTTCGGCGCGGACAAGCCGAAGAAGCTGGTGAAGACGGGCAAGGTCAACGCGAAGGGCGACCTGTCGGTCACCGTCGCGATGACCCGCGACACCGCGGTCAGCGCCGTGTTCACGGGCGACGCCCGGTACGCGTCGAAGACCGTCAAGTCGACGGCGTACGCCCAGGTGAAGATCTCCACCTCGGTGTCCCGCCAGTACCGGACGGCCAGGATCGGCTCGACGTCGTACGCGTACTTCCACAAGAAGACGAACCCGCTCTTCACGACCACCATGACCGCGTACAAGAACCGCGCGCAGAAGCTCACCCTGGAGGTCTACGCCCAGGGCAAGTGGCGCTCCGGGGGCTCGCAGTACTTCAAGCTCGCCTCCAACGGGAAGTCCGCGGTGCAGCTGGCCGGGACGCACACGACCGGGTACAAGATGCGCATGCGGTCGTCGTACGTGAACAGTTCGTCGGGCGACACGGTCAACTCGACGACCAACGGCGCCTGGAAGTACTTCTACTTCACCAACTGA
- a CDS encoding carboxymuconolactone decarboxylase family protein, with amino-acid sequence MFPHHTIESAPAASRRALQATTDRLGFLPSPVALLATSPQALEGFLKLSALFESTTLDQLDRETLILTIAARNACEFCVAMHTQKLTAMQADPALIAALRAQQSLPDAKLEELRLFTLEVLATAGGVADARVQQFLDHGYTARNALEIVLGISTYTLSTFANRLTGAPLNDQLKAFA; translated from the coding sequence ATGTTCCCGCACCACACCATCGAGTCCGCCCCCGCCGCCTCCCGCCGCGCCCTGCAGGCGACCACCGACCGGCTCGGCTTCCTCCCGTCACCCGTGGCCCTGCTGGCCACCTCGCCCCAAGCCCTCGAAGGCTTCCTCAAGCTCAGCGCCCTCTTCGAGTCGACCACGCTCGACCAGCTGGACCGCGAGACCCTGATCCTCACCATCGCCGCCCGCAACGCGTGCGAGTTCTGCGTGGCCATGCACACCCAGAAGCTCACGGCGATGCAGGCCGACCCCGCCCTCATCGCGGCCCTGCGCGCCCAGCAGTCGCTGCCCGATGCGAAGTTGGAGGAACTTCGCCTCTTCACCCTGGAGGTGCTCGCCACCGCCGGAGGCGTCGCCGACGCGCGCGTCCAGCAGTTCCTCGACCACGGCTACACGGCCCGGAACGCCCTGGAGATCGTCCTCGGTATCAGCACGTACACCCTCTCCACCTTCGCCAACCGGCTGACCGGCGCCCCGCTGAACGACCAGCTCAAGGCGTTCGCATAG
- a CDS encoding MarR family winged helix-turn-helix transcriptional regulator, producing the protein MSEAGAGASAGADGRGFELPMLLFAGFRSMIDALHARLADEGHPDVRPAYGFAMQAIGLRGATASEVGRRLGVSKQAAGKTVERLEALGYAERAADPADGRRKLVLLTPRGVEVLVRSGQIFDELYAQWAQVLGAERLAGMEADLRAVVPGSASGGGFRVDVAGWFGG; encoded by the coding sequence ATGTCTGAGGCCGGGGCGGGGGCCAGCGCTGGGGCCGACGGGCGCGGGTTCGAGCTGCCGATGCTGCTGTTCGCCGGGTTCCGCTCGATGATCGACGCCCTGCATGCGCGGCTGGCCGACGAGGGGCACCCGGACGTACGGCCCGCGTACGGCTTCGCGATGCAGGCGATCGGGCTGCGCGGCGCGACGGCCAGCGAGGTGGGGCGGCGGCTCGGCGTCTCCAAGCAGGCGGCGGGCAAGACCGTGGAACGGCTGGAGGCGCTGGGCTACGCCGAGCGCGCCGCCGACCCCGCCGACGGCCGCCGCAAGCTGGTGCTGCTCACGCCGCGCGGGGTGGAGGTGCTGGTGCGGTCGGGGCAGATCTTCGACGAGCTGTACGCGCAGTGGGCCCAGGTGCTGGGCGCGGAACGGCTCGCCGGGATGGAGGCGGACCTGCGGGCCGTGGTCCCCGGCTCCGCGTCCGGGGGCGGCTTCCGGGTGGATGTGGCCGGGTGGTTCGGCGGGTAG
- a CDS encoding DUF4253 domain-containing protein, protein MATLPNQLPSLVRALPPGTLVDTTADGSWHEPLLWYADGAATADTWRQLLPHRMSSGLQPLLIGGGHRDELPEDWELDPDHTTYPGDHDAEEVLAGLWEPDPTEPQLLAPFGAEWPGLAPAPASVPGVDPDERAAETAAQLAGVMSVRAALVPARRSADIPAAIGWSGPVNHEHDVAAISSVLRSWEDRFGIRVVGLTFDELFVSVASPPTTQEEAEAVAAEHFAFCPDNLTQSAHRSIQAYAEKVVLGQPAWSFWWD, encoded by the coding sequence ATGGCCACGCTTCCTAATCAACTCCCGTCCCTGGTACGCGCGCTCCCGCCCGGCACACTGGTCGACACCACGGCCGACGGCTCATGGCACGAGCCCCTGCTCTGGTACGCCGACGGCGCCGCGACCGCCGACACCTGGCGGCAGCTCCTGCCCCACCGGATGAGTTCCGGGCTCCAGCCGCTGCTGATAGGCGGCGGCCACCGGGACGAGCTGCCGGAGGACTGGGAGCTGGACCCGGACCACACGACCTACCCCGGCGACCACGACGCCGAGGAAGTCCTCGCGGGCCTCTGGGAGCCCGACCCCACCGAGCCCCAGCTGCTCGCCCCGTTCGGCGCCGAATGGCCGGGACTCGCCCCCGCACCCGCCTCCGTGCCGGGAGTCGACCCCGACGAGCGGGCCGCCGAAACCGCCGCGCAGCTGGCCGGGGTGATGAGCGTCCGCGCCGCCCTCGTACCGGCCCGCCGCAGCGCGGACATACCGGCCGCCATCGGCTGGTCGGGGCCCGTCAACCACGAGCACGACGTGGCGGCGATCAGTTCGGTGCTTCGCTCCTGGGAGGACCGGTTCGGGATACGGGTCGTGGGCCTCACCTTCGACGAACTGTTCGTCTCGGTGGCATCCCCGCCGACCACACAGGAAGAGGCCGAGGCGGTCGCCGCCGAGCACTTCGCGTTCTGCCCGGACAACCTCACCCAGAGCGCCCACAGGTCGATCCAGGCCTACGCGGAGAAGGTCGTGCTCGGACAGCCCGCGTGGTCGTTCTGGTGGGACTGA
- a CDS encoding DUF4232 domain-containing protein, whose amino-acid sequence MRIRRTRRALTFLAVAGATVLATAACGPTGNDAADSPSTSTSADSSSSDSSASSSSSSGKESDTSASTGGKSGSSAQGSGSSGTSGTSGNTGGTSGSSSGKGGTSGSSSGKGDATCTTDDTKIALVETGGTLPVILIKAVNASGGRCDIYGFPTVGYPGAQAAIGANEDSKPQAVVTLAPGQSAYAAIALPSGAHTHREKTLTISLHGRDMGPIDGQTTVTAPGAAGLALSDSSMVTYWQSSEESALQ is encoded by the coding sequence ATGCGTATCCGCCGTACCCGCCGCGCCCTCACCTTCCTCGCCGTCGCCGGAGCGACCGTGCTCGCCACCGCGGCCTGCGGTCCGACCGGAAACGACGCCGCCGACTCCCCGAGCACGAGCACGAGTGCCGACTCCTCGTCGTCCGACTCGTCGGCCTCGTCCTCGTCGTCGTCGGGCAAGGAGAGCGACACGTCCGCGTCCACGGGCGGCAAGTCCGGTTCCTCCGCGCAGGGCTCGGGCTCCTCCGGCACCTCGGGGACGTCCGGGAACACCGGCGGTACGTCCGGATCGTCCTCGGGCAAGGGCGGTACGTCCGGATCGTCCTCGGGCAAGGGCGACGCCACCTGCACCACCGACGACACCAAGATCGCACTGGTCGAGACGGGCGGCACCCTGCCGGTCATCCTCATCAAGGCCGTCAACGCCTCCGGTGGCCGTTGCGACATCTACGGCTTCCCGACCGTGGGCTACCCCGGAGCGCAGGCGGCCATCGGAGCCAACGAGGACAGCAAGCCCCAGGCGGTGGTCACCCTCGCGCCGGGCCAGTCCGCGTACGCCGCCATCGCCCTCCCGAGTGGCGCCCACACGCACCGCGAGAAGACCCTCACCATCAGCCTGCACGGCAGGGACATGGGCCCGATAGACGGCCAGACCACGGTGACGGCGCCCGGCGCCGCCGGACTCGCCCTCAGCGACAGCTCGATGGTCACCTACTGGCAGTCGAGCGAGGAGTCCGCTCTCCAGTAA
- a CDS encoding DUF4232 domain-containing protein has translation MNMNTRRTRITTAAAAGLVAVLALTGLSTSAAAATPAKAKAAKTVTCTPANTKTTLSTVSRPINHVLIKTTNKGKTPCYAYGTPLIGFDHPQAAVWTLDESRPQAVVTLKPGQSAYAGVRTSAGDGAEGGHWAKEMSLNFQGRDMAGSVGSTAFPAVPKKTWVDDSAAVTWWQATAADALVW, from the coding sequence ATGAACATGAACACCCGCCGCACCCGCATCACCACCGCAGCCGCCGCCGGCCTGGTCGCCGTACTCGCCCTCACCGGCCTGTCGACCAGCGCCGCCGCTGCCACACCGGCCAAGGCGAAGGCCGCCAAGACCGTGACCTGCACCCCTGCCAACACCAAGACCACGCTCTCGACGGTCAGCCGCCCCATCAACCACGTGCTGATCAAGACCACCAACAAGGGCAAGACCCCCTGCTACGCCTACGGCACCCCGCTCATCGGCTTCGACCACCCGCAGGCGGCCGTCTGGACCCTGGACGAGAGCCGGCCGCAGGCCGTCGTCACGCTGAAGCCCGGCCAGTCGGCGTACGCCGGTGTCCGCACCTCCGCGGGTGACGGGGCAGAAGGCGGCCACTGGGCCAAGGAGATGTCCCTGAACTTCCAGGGCCGCGACATGGCCGGTTCGGTCGGTTCCACGGCCTTCCCCGCGGTGCCCAAGAAGACCTGGGTCGACGACTCCGCCGCCGTCACCTGGTGGCAGGCCACCGCGGCCGACGCACTCGTCTGGTAA
- a CDS encoding helix-turn-helix domain-containing protein, with protein MAVGSETEEFAALLRKLKERSGRSYGVLAGKLHMSTSTVHRYCNGDAVPAEYAPVERFARLCSATPDELMDLHRRWLLADAARRRPKDTAVPQAAAPEAAVPETVVLDAAVREAVLADAMVPEAVVPDALESDVQAANVLASGVLPSDVLPSDVLASDIQASDVIASGLPASGPDRGRRPGRRNTRLWLIGAAVVAVVAVAVPVALALRPDGTSGTGSDTVALPAAPSGESPSVSPSPRPSGSLSPSPSPSRSVSSGGTAARPSSTTGDLGADGDSIPAVPLSVNVRPYIWDNPCSQSYLIDRSASKVPPPPAEQDAKGWANVLGAVSAGGARIELSVQGKSTDAVVLQALHVRMVGRHAPLGWASYAMGNGCGGEMTPAAFDVNLDAGTPVSRAVAGVQGDQKIPATDFPYRVSSTDPQVLEINAHTTAHDVSWYLELQWSSGNRHGTVRIDDNGKPFRASGAPGQPQYIYPPGSDAWQPAAPQ; from the coding sequence GTGGCTGTGGGCTCGGAGACCGAGGAATTTGCCGCGCTGCTCCGGAAGCTGAAGGAACGCTCCGGACGCAGCTACGGAGTCCTCGCGGGGAAACTCCACATGAGTACGTCCACGGTGCACCGGTACTGCAACGGCGACGCCGTCCCGGCCGAGTACGCGCCGGTCGAGCGGTTCGCGCGGCTGTGTTCGGCGACCCCGGACGAGCTGATGGATCTGCACCGGCGGTGGCTGCTGGCCGACGCGGCGAGGCGGCGGCCCAAGGACACGGCGGTGCCGCAGGCAGCGGCTCCGGAAGCAGCGGTGCCGGAGACCGTGGTCCTCGACGCGGCCGTCCGGGAAGCGGTGCTCGCGGACGCGATGGTTCCGGAGGCGGTCGTTCCGGACGCCCTGGAGTCGGATGTCCAGGCAGCGAACGTCCTGGCATCGGGCGTCCTGCCGTCGGACGTCCTGCCGTCGGACGTTCTGGCATCGGACATTCAGGCGTCGGACGTCATCGCGTCAGGACTTCCCGCCTCCGGGCCGGACCGGGGGCGGCGCCCGGGGCGCAGGAACACCCGTCTCTGGCTGATCGGTGCCGCCGTGGTCGCTGTCGTCGCCGTGGCGGTACCCGTCGCGCTGGCGCTGCGCCCCGACGGAACGTCCGGCACCGGCTCCGACACGGTGGCACTTCCGGCGGCCCCGTCTGGTGAGTCCCCGTCCGTGAGCCCGTCGCCGCGGCCGTCCGGCTCGCTGTCCCCTTCCCCCTCCCCTTCCCGTTCCGTGTCGTCCGGCGGCACGGCTGCCCGTCCCTCCAGTACCACGGGTGACCTGGGCGCGGACGGCGACAGCATCCCCGCGGTACCGCTGAGCGTGAACGTGCGGCCGTACATCTGGGACAACCCGTGCAGCCAGTCGTATCTGATCGACCGGTCGGCCTCGAAGGTTCCGCCGCCCCCGGCCGAACAGGACGCCAAGGGCTGGGCGAACGTGCTGGGCGCGGTGTCCGCCGGGGGCGCGCGGATCGAGCTGTCCGTGCAGGGGAAATCGACGGACGCGGTGGTGCTGCAGGCCCTGCACGTACGGATGGTGGGCCGTCACGCGCCGCTCGGCTGGGCCTCGTACGCGATGGGCAACGGCTGCGGCGGCGAGATGACCCCGGCCGCGTTCGACGTGAACCTCGACGCGGGGACGCCGGTCAGCAGGGCGGTCGCCGGAGTGCAGGGCGACCAGAAGATCCCGGCCACCGACTTCCCGTACAGGGTGTCGTCGACCGACCCCCAGGTGCTGGAGATCAACGCCCACACCACGGCTCATGACGTCAGCTGGTACCTGGAACTCCAGTGGAGCAGCGGCAACCGGCACGGGACGGTCCGGATCGACGACAACGGCAAGCCGTTCCGCGCCAGCGGTGCGCCGGGTCAGCCGCAGTACATCTACCCGCCGGGCAGCGACGCCTGGCAACCGGCCGCACCGCAGTAA